The Nocardia arthritidis genome has a window encoding:
- a CDS encoding TetR/AcrR family transcriptional regulator, which yields MGERTTTGERKRSGKQRLSRTGILDAAQQIIDDLGVPGLTMRSLAARLDADPTAVYRHFRNKDALLAALADAALAEVIDHTAGEGEWRESLRTIADRLRSLVRRRPELVAIITGAPITSATLTATAAILRLLRTAGLSAADAERGFSAVLSYVLGFGMLEANPPCAADTPAEGSADEAAALRIWLPETHSRDAQFVAGFDLILDSLTARIAPHYTA from the coding sequence ATGGGCGAGCGGACAACGACAGGTGAGCGCAAGCGCAGCGGCAAACAGCGGCTGTCCAGAACCGGCATTCTCGATGCGGCCCAGCAGATCATCGACGATCTCGGCGTGCCGGGGCTGACCATGCGATCGCTGGCCGCCCGGCTCGACGCCGATCCCACCGCGGTCTACCGCCACTTCCGCAACAAGGACGCACTGCTGGCCGCGCTGGCCGACGCTGCCCTCGCCGAGGTCATCGACCACACCGCGGGCGAGGGCGAGTGGCGAGAGTCCCTCCGCACGATCGCCGACCGCCTGCGCAGCCTGGTGCGTCGCCGGCCCGAACTGGTCGCGATCATTACCGGCGCTCCTATCACCTCCGCGACCCTGACCGCCACCGCAGCCATCCTGCGGCTACTTCGCACGGCCGGACTGAGTGCCGCCGATGCCGAGCGGGGGTTCTCCGCGGTGCTGTCCTACGTCCTCGGTTTCGGCATGCTGGAGGCCAATCCGCCCTGCGCCGCGGACACACCGGCCGAGGGTTCGGCCGACGAGGCCGCCGCGCTGCGCATCTGGTTACCCGAAACCCACTCCCGGGACGCGCAATTCGTCGCCGGATTCGACCTGATCCTCGACTCCCTCACCGCACGAATCGCCCCCCACTACACAGCGTGA
- a CDS encoding arginase family protein: MTQAMTDIDISDEQIRSFMYWQGIPTLLGCPIETDPRQVDIALVGLPLTSNPVERTQYLAPRAVRHRSTAYHRTHREFGVNPFDLARIRDMGDVPFENHSNADAAMPEIEQFYRHLDAAGARPFTIGGDHSITLPVLRSIAGPNSRRHEPVSVIHFDSHTDSYPSPLGGVTHHPGAGFRMGVEEGLIDPTASVQIGINGPLAHPAQDAFSQESGYRIFPLTELEDNGIAAAVTETRELIGDRPVFISVDLDVLTLADAPAVADPEAGGLTANELFRMVRGFRGMNVVGGDIACFVPHLDPSMVTAINASAIMHHIVTLMAEAVRS, translated from the coding sequence ATGACACAGGCAATGACCGACATCGACATCTCCGATGAGCAGATCCGCAGCTTCATGTACTGGCAGGGCATCCCGACACTGCTCGGCTGCCCCATCGAGACCGACCCGCGGCAGGTCGACATCGCTCTGGTCGGCCTGCCGCTGACCAGCAACCCCGTCGAGCGGACCCAATACCTCGCGCCCCGGGCCGTCCGGCATCGCTCCACCGCCTACCACCGCACCCACCGCGAGTTCGGCGTCAACCCGTTCGACCTCGCCCGTATCCGGGATATGGGCGACGTCCCGTTCGAGAATCACAGCAATGCCGACGCCGCCATGCCCGAGATCGAGCAGTTCTACCGCCACCTCGATGCCGCGGGCGCGCGCCCGTTCACCATCGGCGGCGATCACTCCATCACGCTTCCGGTGCTGCGGTCGATCGCGGGACCGAACTCGCGGCGTCACGAACCGGTGAGCGTGATCCATTTCGACTCGCACACCGATTCCTATCCCTCACCACTGGGCGGAGTGACACATCATCCCGGCGCCGGGTTCCGGATGGGCGTCGAGGAAGGTCTCATCGATCCCACCGCGTCGGTGCAGATCGGCATCAACGGTCCGCTCGCGCATCCCGCCCAGGATGCGTTCTCGCAGGAGAGCGGCTACCGGATCTTCCCGCTGACCGAATTGGAGGACAACGGGATTGCCGCCGCGGTCACCGAGACCCGCGAACTCATCGGTGACCGACCCGTCTTCATCAGCGTCGATCTCGACGTGCTGACCCTGGCCGACGCCCCGGCGGTCGCCGACCCGGAAGCCGGAGGTCTCACCGCCAATGAACTGTTCCGCATGGTGCGCGGTTTCCGCGGAATGAACGTCGTCGGCGGCGATATCGCCTGCTTCGTCCCGCACCTGGACCCGTCGATGGTGACCGCGATCAACGCCAGCGCGATCATGCACCACATCGTCACTCTGATGGCAGAGGCGGTCCGGTCATGA
- a CDS encoding agarase translates to MTPGGEPFLSIGVVHADDTNLRYRHNADLFAERYGSSRRRWLHEGLVPELSAWGFNTLGWTSEYVSGSGLSATHDVVDLGHSEGLPDDDVADCGLPYTLSLRVAEIEHWNGHPAYRDPRSPAFAQWCDHLARTRCRPDDPNLIGYFLVDAPAWAQHPAGSGYPPDELPEIAEAYYRTSVEAIRRHDPNHLILGDRYGTRAGIPAPVLDAAAHHVDVLSLQTFPAVDQTAIDAVAEQFDTWHKRTGLPILVADTGNWCPTIMSPGRAGSARDQAERGLGYRMIADTFAARSWCLGWHWCSWLENPHRGFGLKDPWDEPYIELVTIVAQTNHRWADIITSAAST, encoded by the coding sequence GTGACACCCGGTGGAGAACCGTTCCTGTCCATCGGGGTCGTCCATGCCGACGACACGAATCTGCGATACCGGCACAACGCCGACCTTTTCGCCGAGCGCTACGGGTCCTCTCGCCGGCGATGGCTGCACGAAGGCCTCGTGCCGGAACTGTCCGCGTGGGGATTCAACACACTCGGCTGGACCTCCGAATACGTCAGCGGCAGTGGTCTTTCAGCCACTCACGATGTCGTCGACCTCGGTCACTCCGAAGGCCTGCCCGACGACGACGTCGCCGACTGCGGTCTGCCCTACACCCTGTCCCTGCGCGTTGCCGAGATCGAACACTGGAACGGCCACCCCGCCTACCGCGATCCCCGATCTCCGGCATTCGCACAATGGTGCGACCACCTGGCCCGCACCCGATGCCGCCCCGACGACCCGAACCTGATCGGATACTTCCTCGTCGACGCACCCGCATGGGCACAACACCCGGCCGGCAGCGGCTACCCACCCGACGAGCTACCCGAAATCGCCGAGGCCTACTACCGGACATCGGTCGAGGCCATTCGCAGACACGACCCGAATCACCTGATACTCGGCGACCGTTATGGAACTCGCGCCGGTATCCCGGCACCGGTGCTCGATGCAGCGGCCCACCATGTCGACGTACTGAGCCTGCAGACCTTTCCCGCCGTCGATCAGACCGCTATCGACGCCGTGGCCGAGCAATTCGACACCTGGCACAAACGCACCGGGCTCCCAATACTGGTCGCCGACACCGGCAACTGGTGCCCGACGATCATGAGCCCCGGCCGAGCCGGCTCGGCTCGCGACCAGGCCGAGCGCGGCCTCGGATATCGGATGATCGCCGACACCTTCGCGGCACGCTCATGGTGTCTGGGGTGGCACTGGTGCAGCTGGCTGGAAAACCCGCACCGCGGCTTCGGCCTCAAAGACCCCTGGGACGAGCCCTACATCGAACTGGTAACCATCGTTGCGCAAACCAACCACCGGTGGGCCGACATAATCACCTCCGCCGCATCCACATGA
- a CDS encoding SDR family NAD(P)-dependent oxidoreductase — protein sequence MVIMTEMPVAVVSGATRGIGKEVARGLAARGCRVWLGCRDLSAGEAVAAELGASGAVTAVELDIADDDSVVAAAGVIERDGRVDILINNAATGGSRPAVEDTVAGDFSEVMNINLLGAVRLTHALLPLMHKSASPRIVNVTSGRGSFTVNNDPERMESQLQGLVYPVSKAALNMLTYQYARALPTFRVNAVDPGYTATSLNNFTGTRSPAESAQTIIALALDAEGGATGQLFDASGVLGW from the coding sequence ATGGTGATCATGACGGAAATGCCAGTGGCCGTGGTGTCAGGAGCAACTCGAGGTATCGGAAAGGAAGTGGCACGCGGTCTGGCGGCGCGGGGATGCCGAGTGTGGTTGGGCTGCCGCGACTTATCGGCCGGGGAGGCCGTTGCGGCGGAGCTCGGTGCCAGCGGTGCGGTGACGGCCGTGGAGCTGGACATTGCTGACGACGACAGCGTGGTGGCCGCGGCCGGTGTGATCGAGCGGGACGGCCGGGTGGACATCTTGATCAACAACGCCGCGACCGGAGGAAGTCGGCCCGCCGTCGAAGACACCGTCGCCGGCGATTTTTCCGAGGTCATGAACATCAATCTGCTTGGCGCGGTTCGCCTCACCCATGCCTTGCTGCCGTTGATGCACAAGTCCGCGAGCCCGCGAATCGTCAACGTGACCAGCGGCCGTGGCTCTTTCACGGTCAACAACGATCCCGAACGGATGGAGTCTCAGCTGCAAGGGCTGGTGTATCCGGTGTCGAAGGCCGCGTTGAACATGCTCACCTACCAGTACGCGCGCGCTTTACCGACCTTCCGGGTCAACGCCGTCGACCCGGGGTACACCGCAACGTCGTTGAACAACTTCACCGGAACTCGATCACCGGCCGAAAGCGCGCAGACCATCATCGCTTTAGCCCTCGATGCCGAGGGCGGCGCCACCGGGCAGTTGTTCGACGCCTCCGGTGTCCTCGGTTGGTAA
- a CDS encoding DedA family protein, whose amino-acid sequence MSNAITIYAAESGGVAGWATTIMHTLGGPGAAVANAADSVFPAIPSEIILPLAGFAAARGEMPLAGALVWTTIGSVVGALVLYLLGALVGRERLYALATRLPLIRAEDLERSEQWFARHGRKAVLFGRMVPVVRCLVSAPAGVERMPVGQFIALTAVGSAIWNTLFVLAGYHLGENWELVRDYAARYQLAVGIAAGVAVIFWLVRRVRGRSSLGS is encoded by the coding sequence ATGAGCAACGCGATAACCATTTACGCCGCCGAGTCCGGCGGTGTCGCGGGATGGGCTACGACGATCATGCACACCCTCGGGGGACCGGGCGCGGCGGTGGCCAATGCCGCCGACAGCGTGTTCCCGGCCATCCCGAGCGAAATAATCCTTCCGCTGGCCGGTTTCGCGGCCGCACGCGGAGAGATGCCGTTGGCCGGCGCGCTGGTGTGGACCACCATCGGTTCGGTGGTCGGTGCGCTGGTGCTGTACCTGCTCGGCGCGCTGGTCGGGAGGGAGCGTCTGTACGCCCTCGCGACCCGGTTACCGCTGATTCGGGCCGAAGACCTCGAGCGCAGCGAGCAATGGTTCGCCCGGCACGGCCGCAAGGCCGTGTTGTTCGGTCGGATGGTGCCGGTGGTGCGGTGTCTGGTCTCGGCGCCGGCCGGTGTCGAGCGGATGCCGGTCGGCCAGTTCATCGCGCTCACCGCTGTGGGCAGCGCGATCTGGAACACCCTGTTCGTGCTGGCCGGGTATCACCTGGGCGAAAACTGGGAATTGGTCCGCGATTACGCTGCGCGGTACCAACTGGCCGTCGGCATCGCGGCAGGCGTGGCAGTGATCTTCTGGTTGGTTCGCCGCGTGCGCGGTCGGTCTAGCCTGGGTTCGTGA
- a CDS encoding sensor histidine kinase, protein MVDEPSLPRRACYPVIGAIIGTCTALRGLAALVSGNSLGLRRHARRERHRLARWFRAAAVAELPDRDPTGYVLLRALYAVVGGVMLIVAGAAALGYFGWALELTLVHRIPLTTSVVSLAVGAVGIYLCRQFALALGQGDIAAAMRYLGEDGTQSRLRELERTRADVIRAVDDERRRIERSLHDGVQQRTVTLALQLGRMRRNMQRRNTTALADELDRAVEQATGLLADLREVAWRIYPSILDERGLAAALRGLSAHTMMPLRLELSIECEPPTPVAAAAYFVVAEAATNAAKHSGAKDISVTVTHLADRIVAAVRDDGIGGADPEGGGLTGLRRRVAALDGVLRVHSPTGGPTIVTAELPCVS, encoded by the coding sequence ATGGTCGATGAGCCCTCGCTGCCGCGCCGGGCTTGCTACCCCGTCATCGGCGCGATAATCGGGACCTGCACGGCTTTACGTGGGCTCGCGGCACTCGTCAGCGGGAATAGTCTCGGCCTGCGCCGCCACGCCCGCCGGGAACGGCATCGACTCGCGCGCTGGTTCCGCGCCGCTGCCGTGGCCGAGCTACCCGACCGCGACCCCACCGGCTACGTGCTGCTGCGCGCACTCTACGCGGTCGTCGGTGGGGTCATGCTGATCGTGGCCGGCGCGGCCGCGCTGGGTTACTTCGGGTGGGCGCTGGAACTCACACTGGTGCACCGCATTCCACTGACGACCAGCGTGGTGTCGCTCGCTGTCGGGGCCGTGGGGATATACCTGTGCCGCCAGTTCGCGCTCGCCCTCGGTCAGGGCGACATCGCCGCGGCGATGCGGTATCTGGGCGAGGACGGCACCCAATCGCGGTTGCGGGAACTCGAACGCACTCGCGCCGATGTTATTCGTGCCGTCGACGACGAACGGCGCCGAATCGAACGCAGCCTCCACGACGGGGTGCAGCAGCGAACCGTCACGCTCGCACTGCAATTGGGCCGCATGCGCCGAAACATGCAGCGCCGGAACACGACCGCACTCGCCGACGAACTCGATCGCGCCGTCGAGCAGGCAACCGGATTGCTCGCCGACCTGCGCGAGGTGGCATGGCGGATCTACCCATCGATCCTCGACGAGCGCGGCCTCGCGGCGGCACTGCGGGGCCTGTCCGCACACACCATGATGCCGCTGCGGCTCGAGCTGAGCATCGAGTGCGAACCGCCGACCCCGGTCGCGGCGGCGGCGTACTTCGTGGTCGCCGAGGCCGCGACGAACGCTGCCAAACACTCTGGGGCAAAGGATATCTCGGTGACCGTGACGCACCTGGCGGATCGGATCGTCGCCGCGGTCCGAGACGACGGCATCGGCGGGGCCGACCCCGAGGGCGGCGGCCTGACCGGGCTGCGGCGCCGGGTGGCTGCCCTCGACGGCGTACTGCGGGTGCACAGCCCCACCGGGGGCCCGACCATCGTGACCGCGGAGCTGCCATGCGTATCGTGA
- a CDS encoding response regulator transcription factor: MRIVIAEDSALLREGLVRLLTDEGHDVVAVGTAIELVHETESSTPDLVIVDVRMPPTHTTEGIDAARDLKSRFPDLGVLVLSQYVERHNAIELLTSGIGGVGYLLKDRVANVDAFLADLDRIAAGGTTFDPEVVRQLFAQQRRADPLASLTSRELDVLQLLAQGLTNTGIADRLSLSTSAVEKHINAIFAKLHLTKDPAHSQRVRAILIYLEQST; encoded by the coding sequence ATGCGTATCGTGATCGCCGAGGATTCGGCGCTGCTGCGCGAGGGGCTGGTCCGCCTGCTCACCGACGAGGGCCACGACGTCGTCGCGGTCGGTACAGCGATCGAACTCGTCCACGAAACCGAGAGCAGCACACCCGATCTCGTCATCGTCGATGTCCGCATGCCGCCGACGCATACCACCGAGGGAATCGACGCGGCACGCGACCTGAAGTCCCGGTTCCCCGATCTGGGCGTGCTCGTACTGTCGCAATACGTCGAGCGGCACAACGCGATCGAGCTCCTCACATCCGGAATCGGCGGAGTCGGCTACCTTCTCAAAGACCGTGTCGCCAATGTCGACGCCTTCCTCGCCGACCTCGACCGAATCGCGGCCGGTGGCACCACATTCGATCCCGAGGTCGTCCGGCAACTATTCGCACAACAACGTCGCGCCGACCCACTCGCCTCCCTCACCTCCCGCGAACTCGATGTACTCCAGCTCCTCGCCCAAGGGCTCACCAATACCGGCATCGCCGACCGACTGTCGCTGTCCACCAGCGCGGTCGAGAAACATATCAACGCCATCTTCGCCAAGCTGCACCTCACCAAGGACCCCGCACACAGCCAACGCGTCCGTGCAATCCTGATCTACCTGGAACAAAGCACATAG
- a CDS encoding GNAT family N-acetyltransferase, producing MAIVLGTPGVDGLREPVGALREWQYDGAPMQLHPGDLGWFWRFGAQATAAAVRTWRREGQIRAVGLLDGPTLLRLAIAPDAGRDEELARQLVEDVTAPERGVLIEGQACVAAPTGALVRDLLSGDGWNADEPWMPLRRDLTEPVPDPGVRIEVIGPEQAHVRTAVQRASFDGSSFTVERWHAMAAGLPYADARCLVAYDDQGEAVAAVTVWSAGPAKPGLLEPMGVHRKHRGHGYGKAITVAAAAALQELGSSSAIVCTPSSNIGAIVTYKSAGFQQLPEIRDQCRVLDLLGKPITVSE from the coding sequence ATGGCGATTGTGTTGGGCACGCCCGGAGTCGACGGCCTGCGCGAGCCTGTGGGAGCGTTGCGGGAGTGGCAGTACGACGGGGCGCCGATGCAACTGCATCCGGGGGATCTGGGCTGGTTCTGGCGGTTCGGTGCACAGGCTACGGCCGCGGCGGTGCGGACTTGGCGCCGGGAGGGACAGATTCGCGCGGTCGGGCTGCTGGACGGGCCCACGTTGTTGCGGCTGGCGATCGCGCCGGATGCCGGGCGGGATGAGGAGCTGGCGCGGCAGCTGGTCGAGGACGTGACCGCCCCGGAGCGCGGCGTATTGATAGAGGGGCAGGCGTGCGTCGCCGCGCCGACGGGCGCACTGGTCCGCGATCTGCTGTCCGGGGACGGCTGGAACGCCGACGAGCCGTGGATGCCGCTTCGCCGCGACCTCACCGAGCCGGTGCCGGACCCGGGTGTGCGGATCGAGGTGATCGGGCCGGAGCAGGCGCACGTGCGGACCGCCGTACAGCGGGCATCGTTCGACGGGTCGTCGTTCACCGTCGAGCGCTGGCACGCGATGGCGGCCGGGTTGCCGTACGCCGACGCCCGGTGTCTGGTCGCCTACGACGACCAGGGCGAGGCGGTGGCGGCGGTGACGGTGTGGTCGGCCGGTCCTGCGAAGCCCGGGTTGCTCGAGCCGATGGGCGTGCATCGAAAACATCGCGGCCACGGCTACGGCAAGGCGATCACCGTCGCCGCGGCGGCCGCACTTCAGGAGCTCGGTTCGTCGAGCGCGATCGTCTGCACCCCGAGCTCCAATATCGGTGCGATCGTCACCTACAAGTCGGCCGGCTTCCAACAACTCCCCGAGATCCGGGACCAATGTCGGGTACTGGACTTGCTCGGCAAGCCGATCACGGTGAGCGAATAA